In the Helianthus annuus cultivar XRQ/B chromosome 11, HanXRQr2.0-SUNRISE, whole genome shotgun sequence genome, one interval contains:
- the LOC110889159 gene encoding 4-coumarate--CoA ligase-like 7, translating to MSFYPQSPTTSITDFLFRNLHTHSNSPALIDPYTHKTITFFQLKQHITQLAHVLHHSFNISKYDVVLIFSPNSILFPVAFLAVTSIGAIVTTANPLYTVTELSHQISDSKPKLIITVDQLKPKVNGFNLPVLDLNTISDLIEKADKTTSLAKYPVGKSSHKTTSSEQQSESVSQNDVVNRISYPVFNSSHKTTLLAQQSESESVSRNDVVSSISNAEHKTTSFAPTVSQNDVAAILYSSGTTGLSKGVVLTHRSIIATSLMVTSDQEEYGEGRSVFLIVVPLFHVMGLITFIFLSALSLYIYIYRRRKRTYV from the exons ATGTCATTCTACCCACAATCTCCCACCACCTCCATAACCGACTTCCTCTTCCGCAACCTCCACACCCACTCCAACTCCCCAGCGTTAATCGACCCATACACCCACAAAACAATCACCTTCTTCCAACTCAAACAACACATCACCCAACTAGCCCATGTTCTACACCACTCCTTCAACATCTCTAAATACGACGTCGTTCTCATCTTCTCCCCTAATTCAATTCTCTTTCCTGTCGCCTTTCTCGCTGTCACTTCCATTGGTGCCATCGTCACCACCGCTAATCCCTTGTACACTGTTACTGAACTCTCACATCAGATTAGTGACTCTAAACCCAAATTGATTATTACCGTTGACCAGTTGAAGCCTAAAGTCAACGGTTTCAATCTCCCTGTGTTGGATCTAAACACGATTTCAGATCTTATCGAGAAAGCTGACAAAACGACGTCGTTAGCAAAGTATCCAGTTGGCAAATCATCTCACAAAACGACGTCGTcagaacaacaatctgaatctgtgTCTCAAAACGACGTCGTTAACAGAATCTCATATCCAGTTTTCAACTCATCTCACAAAACGACGTTGTTAgcacaacaatctgaatctgaatctgtGTCTCGAAACGACGTCGTCAGCTCAATCTCAAATGCAGAACACAAAACGACGTCGTTCGCACCAACCGTCTCCCAAAACGACGTCGCGGCGATCCTATACTCATCCGGAACAACCGGATTAAGCAAAGGAGTGGTTCTAACTCACCGGAGCATAATCGCAACGTCGTTAATGGTGACGTCAGATCAGGAAGAGTACGGAGAAGGAAGAAGTGTGTTTCTGATCGTCGTGCCGTTGTTTCACGTGATGGGACTGATAACGTTCATCTTtctctctgctctctctctctatatatatatatacag gagaagaaaaagaacgtATGTGTGA